A region from the Actinoplanes sp. OR16 genome encodes:
- a CDS encoding RICIN domain-containing protein codes for MRKLALLLIVPLALLGWSILPSDAATLPAAGATYTLKVTKSGKCIDVPGASKDNGALLQQWGCTDGANWQQFKLVAAGSNYLLQNVSSSKCIDVPAGSTTSGVQLQQWGCAATQTNQQFRLAASGTNTFQIINVNSGLCVSDKGASTASGAAIIQEICTANSNKQWAFTQVGAAPSSAVVGWGAGTTGGAGGATTTVTTASALDSALQASDARIIKISGTIALTGMHRVASNKTIQGVGAGSGLNGGGLTLSGVSNVIIQNLNFTGSSDDAINVQDGSHHIWIDHNTFSSAADGLVDIRLASDLVTVSWNITRSHDKTMLLGSDDSNTGDRGKLRVSYHHNWYDGTNQRHPRVRFGNPVHVYNNYYDGVTSYGVASTTEAGVLVEGNYFENVSRPTTLAQGTSPNGSLVQRNNHFVNSGTPLTNGTVKAITYAYTLDTASSVKSIVTAGAGTGKIGL; via the coding sequence GTGAGAAAGCTCGCGCTTCTACTGATCGTCCCCCTCGCCCTGCTCGGCTGGTCGATCCTGCCCTCCGACGCCGCGACCCTGCCGGCGGCCGGTGCGACGTACACGCTCAAGGTCACCAAGAGCGGCAAGTGCATCGACGTCCCCGGCGCCTCGAAGGACAACGGCGCCCTCCTCCAGCAGTGGGGCTGCACGGACGGCGCGAACTGGCAGCAGTTCAAACTCGTCGCGGCCGGATCGAACTACCTGCTGCAGAACGTGTCCAGCAGCAAGTGCATCGACGTACCGGCCGGCTCGACGACCTCCGGCGTGCAACTCCAGCAGTGGGGTTGCGCCGCCACGCAGACCAACCAGCAGTTCCGTCTCGCCGCCAGCGGCACCAACACCTTCCAGATCATCAACGTCAACAGTGGCCTCTGCGTCAGCGACAAGGGTGCTTCGACCGCCTCCGGCGCGGCGATCATTCAGGAGATCTGTACGGCGAACTCGAACAAGCAATGGGCGTTCACCCAGGTAGGCGCCGCCCCCTCATCGGCGGTGGTCGGCTGGGGCGCGGGCACCACTGGCGGCGCGGGTGGCGCCACCACCACGGTGACGACGGCGTCCGCCCTGGACTCCGCCCTGCAGGCCTCCGACGCCCGCATCATCAAGATCTCCGGCACGATCGCGCTCACCGGCATGCACCGCGTCGCCTCGAACAAGACCATCCAGGGCGTGGGCGCGGGTTCCGGCCTCAACGGCGGCGGCCTCACCCTCTCCGGAGTCAGCAACGTCATCATCCAGAACCTCAACTTCACCGGCTCCAGCGACGACGCCATCAACGTCCAGGACGGCTCGCACCACATCTGGATCGACCACAACACCTTCTCCTCGGCAGCCGACGGCCTGGTCGACATCCGGCTCGCGTCCGACCTGGTGACGGTCTCCTGGAACATCACCCGCAGCCACGACAAGACGATGCTGCTGGGCTCCGACGACTCCAACACCGGCGACCGGGGCAAGCTGCGTGTCTCCTACCACCACAACTGGTACGACGGCACCAACCAGCGCCACCCCCGAGTCCGCTTCGGCAACCCGGTCCACGTTTACAACAACTACTACGACGGCGTCACCAGCTATGGCGTGGCGTCGACGACCGAAGCCGGCGTCCTGGTCGAGGGCAACTACTTCGAGAACGTCAGCCGCCCGACCACTCTGGCCCAGGGCACCTCACCGAACGGAAGTCTGGTCCAGCGCAACAACCACTTCGTCAACTCGGGCACGCCCCTGACCAACGGCACGGTCAAGGCGATCACCTACGCCTACACCCTGGACACCGCCTCCAGCGTGAAGTCGATCGTCACGGCGGGTGCCGGCACGGGAAAGATCGGCCTCTGA
- a CDS encoding beta-L-arabinofuranosidase domain-containing protein has protein sequence MSSGPVVPTAQALSALRPLPLDAVRLDAAGLLGGWQARHPAMPESPGETALAEMFRITGLRPYLDKALDLVNPLREATSVTGHVGHQLGLLSEAVDAAVETHDRELLDAAIRLFDDALTTRTHLTGGHAARDEAYADPYDLPPTGADALVSTAIASFRLAWRLLLATGDVRWADEMERVLHNAIAAAGGAPSAPPSSPRPSPPSPPLSSSLSPPLSPPLSSSLSSPLFFSASPLQARAPLTRTATCPPDLAAFMSSLHAYVATSSPSGMQLHLYAGSTVSSASRTIEISTRYPWDEQVTITVVSTSDQPWTLALRTPAWCTDLRLTVNGTPVPARRLVEKGYLRLHRSWHPGDTLTLTLAMPARRITAHPRVDATRGAAALVRGPLVYCLEQADLPTTGRLAGAHVDDLELDPSAPLAVAYHTAGISPVTLQAPVHLRPQSSSLYRTLPATPAAPVAAGVATAIPYYLWANRTPGPMRVWIPLAHPLDH, from the coding sequence ATGAGCAGTGGACCCGTCGTCCCCACGGCACAGGCCCTGTCCGCCCTCCGCCCGCTCCCCCTCGACGCGGTACGCCTCGACGCGGCCGGACTTCTCGGCGGATGGCAGGCCCGTCACCCGGCGATGCCCGAGTCGCCGGGTGAGACCGCTCTTGCCGAGATGTTCCGGATCACGGGGCTCCGGCCGTACCTGGACAAAGCTCTTGATCTTGTCAATCCACTGCGGGAAGCGACATCGGTCACCGGACATGTCGGACACCAGCTGGGCCTGCTGTCCGAGGCGGTGGACGCGGCCGTCGAAACCCATGACCGCGAACTGCTGGACGCCGCCATCCGGCTCTTCGACGACGCGCTGACCACCCGCACCCACCTCACCGGCGGGCACGCTGCGCGCGACGAGGCCTACGCCGACCCCTACGACCTGCCACCGACCGGCGCGGACGCCCTCGTCAGCACCGCGATCGCCAGTTTCCGGCTGGCCTGGCGCCTGCTCCTGGCCACCGGCGACGTCCGCTGGGCCGACGAGATGGAACGCGTGCTGCACAACGCCATCGCGGCAGCCGGCGGCGCTCCCTCCGCCCCGCCCTCTTCCCCGCGCCCTTCCCCTCCCTCTCCCCCGCTCTCGTCCTCGCTCTCTCCCCCGCTCTCTCCCCCGCTCTCGTCCTCGCTCTCTTCCCCGCTCTTCTTCTCCGCGAGCCCGCTTCAGGCCCGCGCGCCACTCACCCGCACGGCCACCTGCCCGCCGGATCTCGCGGCCTTCATGAGCTCACTGCACGCCTACGTCGCCACCTCCTCGCCTTCGGGAATGCAGCTTCACCTGTACGCCGGAAGCACCGTGTCATCCGCCTCCCGCACCATCGAGATCTCCACCCGCTACCCGTGGGATGAGCAGGTCACCATCACCGTCGTATCCACCTCGGACCAGCCGTGGACACTCGCCCTCCGAACCCCGGCCTGGTGCACCGACCTGCGCCTGACCGTGAACGGCACCCCGGTCCCGGCCCGGCGCCTGGTCGAGAAGGGATACCTGCGCCTGCACCGCTCCTGGCACCCCGGCGACACCCTGACCCTGACCCTGGCGATGCCGGCCCGCCGGATCACCGCCCACCCCCGGGTCGACGCCACCCGAGGCGCGGCCGCCCTGGTCCGAGGCCCACTGGTCTACTGCCTCGAACAGGCCGACCTCCCGACGACGGGCAGGCTGGCCGGCGCCCATGTGGACGACCTGGAACTGGACCCCTCCGCACCGTTGGCCGTCGCCTACCACACCGCCGGCATCTCACCGGTCACCTTGCAGGCCCCTGTCCACCTCCGTCCCCAGTCCTCCTCCCTCTACCGCACGTTGCCTGCCACGCCCGCGGCCCCGGTGGCCGCAGGAGTGGCGACAGCAATCCCGTACTACCTGTGGGCCAACCGAACCCCCGGCCCGATGCGGGTGTGGATCCCGCTAGCGCACCCCTTAGACCACTGA
- a CDS encoding carboxyl transferase domain-containing protein, translated as MFRRIVIVNRGEAAMRLIHAARDLAAETGTPIETVALYTDVDRHATFVREADVAYDLGPAAARPYLDLKVLERALVETGADAAWVGWGFVAEDPAFAELCEKVGVTFVGPSPEAMRKLGDKIGSKLIAEEVGVPVAPWSRGEVATLEAAKEAAEQIGYPLMLKATAGGGGRGIRVVRSADELEDVYERTSQEAARAFGSGIVFLERLVTGARHVEVQVIADGQGTAWALGVRDCSVQRRNQKVIEESASPVLKPERAAELKASAERLAVAVGYRGAATVEFLYHPGDDLLAFLEVNTRLQVEHPITEATTGFDLVKAQLWVASGNRLEGEPPVERGHAIEARLNAEDPDRDFAPAPGRIARLDLPAGPGIRVDTGVSEGDTIAADFDSMIAKIIAYGKDRDEALGRLRRAMTETMVVIEGGATNKSFVLDLLHQPEVIDASADTGWIDRVRGEGRLVSNRHSSVALTAAAIEVYQEEEHAEQQRLLSTAFGGRPQVQHESGRPLDLKLRGMTYRVRVARVGPQRFRVGIEAGAETGFADVELDRFDRHTGQIRVNGVRYRLLTGTHKSTHVVEVDGVTHRISRDEGGVLRSPMPALVVATPLEIGAEVEAGAPVLVLEAMKMEAVLRAPFKARLKELVVSVGSKVDAGAPLLRLEPIAADEAEAVEVVEAVELDLPAEPAEASARERASRGQRDLRSLLLGFDADPHDNRRVLDDYLAARTAAAAGGARPLAVEIELLEAFADLAELSRNRAAGDESGGDSRVHSPREYFHTYLQSLDAERAGLPETFKAKLSKAFAHYGVTSLDRTPELESAVFRIFLAQQRAATDASVIATLLRSWLQEPPPDDVLHEPAGLALERVVSATQVRFPVLADLARGVVFAWFGQPLLRRNRALVYAGIRKHLRHLDDNPQAADRAERIAEMVRSTEPLIRLLGQRLSRPDLDNSAMLEVLTRRYYGNKGLTGVATRQVEGCAFVVAERADLRVVSTAVRYEEVGSALSGLADLARGGDVVADIYLGWENQPESGDEMAAALHGVVSSVPLPDQVRRVTIAVAGRHGAVAHHHFTFRPSTAGMVEERLIRGLHPYIATRFQLERFSKFDLTRLPSVDEEVHLFQAVARENQSDQRLVALAQVRDLTEFRDHEGRLVALPTAEDVVASCLDSIRRVQSRRPAKAAFKGNRIVIYVWPEIELTVAELQMIAQRVAPTAAGAGLSEILFIGRHRESGGLNKIALRIAFGPTGRPEFSVGEPPVAPVEPLDDYQQKVQRAAARNTVYPYELTAMLGDFVEHDLDENHVLVPVDRPKGRNKAAIVAGVITTRTARHPEGVTRVLLLGDPTKALGALSEPECRRIIAAMDLATAMNVPLEWYALSAGARISMESGTENMDWVAAALKRIVEFTQDGREINIVVAGINVGAQPYWNAEATMLMHTKGILVMTPESAMVLTGKQSLDFSGGVSAEDNFGIGGYDRVMGPNGQAQYWAPDLVAATGVLMSHYDHTYVVPGESGPRRVTTTDPVERDISTFPHTVAGSDFTTVGEIFSVSHNPDRKKPFDIRTVMRALADQDHPVLERWAGMADAETAVVQDVHLGGIPVCLLGIESRSVTRRGFPPTDGPDTYTAGTLFPRSSKKAARAINAASGNRPLVVLANLSGFDGSPESMRKLQLEYGAEIGRAIVNFRGPIVFCVISRYHGGAFVVFSKALNENMTVLAVNGSFASVLGGAPAAAVVFASDVNARTAADPRVRELEARATEVTGTERSALLAELDGVRSSVRSEKLNEVAAEFDRVHSIQRAVEVGSVDAVIEAAEMRPRIIEAIESGLR; from the coding sequence GTGTTCCGTCGTATCGTGATCGTCAACCGGGGTGAGGCCGCCATGCGTCTCATCCACGCGGCCAGGGACCTGGCCGCGGAGACCGGGACCCCGATCGAGACCGTCGCGCTGTACACCGACGTCGACCGGCACGCCACGTTCGTGCGTGAGGCCGACGTCGCCTATGACCTGGGCCCGGCCGCGGCCCGGCCGTACCTCGACCTGAAGGTCCTGGAGCGGGCTCTCGTCGAGACCGGCGCCGACGCGGCGTGGGTCGGCTGGGGCTTCGTCGCCGAGGACCCGGCGTTCGCGGAGCTCTGCGAGAAGGTCGGCGTCACGTTCGTCGGCCCGAGCCCGGAGGCGATGCGCAAGCTCGGCGACAAGATCGGCTCGAAGCTGATCGCCGAGGAGGTCGGCGTACCGGTCGCGCCCTGGAGCCGCGGCGAGGTCGCGACGCTGGAGGCTGCCAAGGAGGCCGCCGAGCAGATCGGCTATCCGTTGATGCTCAAGGCGACCGCCGGTGGTGGTGGCCGTGGCATCCGCGTGGTGCGCAGCGCCGACGAGCTCGAGGACGTCTACGAGCGGACCAGCCAGGAGGCGGCCCGCGCGTTCGGCAGTGGCATCGTCTTCCTGGAGCGCCTGGTCACCGGCGCCCGGCACGTCGAGGTCCAGGTCATCGCGGACGGCCAGGGCACCGCGTGGGCGCTCGGCGTCCGCGACTGCTCGGTGCAGCGGCGCAACCAGAAGGTCATCGAGGAGTCGGCGTCGCCGGTGCTCAAGCCGGAGCGCGCGGCCGAGCTGAAGGCCTCCGCCGAGCGGCTCGCCGTCGCGGTGGGTTACCGCGGGGCCGCGACCGTCGAGTTCCTCTACCACCCGGGCGACGACCTGCTCGCCTTCCTGGAAGTGAACACCCGTCTGCAGGTGGAACACCCGATCACCGAGGCGACCACCGGGTTCGACCTGGTCAAGGCTCAGCTCTGGGTGGCGTCCGGCAACCGGCTGGAGGGTGAGCCGCCGGTCGAGCGGGGTCACGCCATCGAGGCCCGGCTCAACGCCGAGGACCCGGACCGCGACTTCGCCCCGGCGCCGGGACGGATCGCGCGCCTCGACCTGCCGGCCGGTCCGGGCATCCGGGTCGACACGGGCGTCAGCGAGGGCGACACCATCGCCGCGGACTTCGACTCGATGATCGCCAAGATCATCGCGTACGGGAAGGACCGTGACGAGGCGCTCGGCCGGCTCCGCCGCGCGATGACCGAGACCATGGTCGTGATCGAGGGCGGCGCGACGAACAAGAGCTTCGTGCTGGACCTGCTCCACCAGCCCGAGGTGATCGACGCGAGCGCCGACACCGGCTGGATCGACCGGGTCCGCGGCGAGGGCCGTCTCGTCTCGAACCGGCACTCGTCGGTCGCGCTCACCGCCGCCGCCATCGAGGTCTACCAGGAGGAGGAGCACGCCGAGCAGCAGCGTCTGCTCTCCACCGCGTTCGGCGGGCGGCCGCAGGTGCAGCACGAGAGCGGGCGGCCGCTCGACCTGAAGCTGCGCGGGATGACGTACCGAGTGCGGGTGGCCCGCGTCGGCCCGCAGCGCTTCCGGGTCGGCATCGAGGCCGGCGCCGAGACCGGCTTCGCCGACGTCGAGCTCGACCGGTTCGACCGGCACACCGGCCAGATCCGGGTCAACGGCGTCCGCTACCGGCTGCTCACCGGCACGCACAAGTCGACGCACGTGGTCGAGGTCGACGGCGTCACCCACCGGATCAGCCGGGACGAGGGGGGCGTGCTGCGCTCCCCGATGCCGGCCCTGGTCGTCGCGACCCCGCTGGAGATCGGCGCCGAGGTCGAGGCGGGCGCGCCCGTTCTGGTGCTCGAGGCCATGAAGATGGAGGCGGTGCTCCGCGCGCCGTTCAAGGCCCGGCTCAAGGAGCTCGTGGTCTCGGTCGGCAGCAAGGTCGACGCGGGCGCGCCGCTGCTGCGCCTGGAGCCGATCGCCGCCGACGAGGCCGAGGCCGTCGAGGTCGTCGAGGCCGTCGAGCTGGACCTGCCGGCCGAGCCCGCCGAGGCGTCGGCCCGCGAGCGTGCCAGCCGTGGCCAGCGCGACCTGCGCAGCCTGCTGCTCGGCTTCGACGCCGACCCGCACGACAATCGCCGGGTGCTCGACGACTACCTGGCCGCGCGGACCGCGGCGGCCGCCGGTGGCGCCCGCCCGCTGGCCGTGGAGATCGAGCTGCTGGAGGCGTTCGCCGACCTCGCCGAGCTGAGCCGCAACCGGGCCGCCGGCGACGAGAGCGGCGGTGACTCGCGGGTGCACAGCCCCCGGGAGTACTTCCACACGTACCTGCAGAGCCTGGACGCCGAGCGGGCCGGCCTGCCGGAGACGTTCAAGGCGAAGCTGAGCAAGGCGTTCGCCCACTACGGCGTCACCAGCCTGGACCGCACCCCGGAGCTGGAGTCGGCGGTCTTCCGGATCTTCCTGGCCCAGCAGCGCGCCGCCACCGACGCGTCGGTGATCGCCACGCTGCTGCGGTCCTGGCTGCAGGAGCCGCCGCCGGACGACGTGCTGCACGAGCCGGCCGGCCTCGCCCTGGAGCGGGTGGTCTCGGCGACCCAGGTCCGCTTCCCGGTCCTCGCCGACCTGGCCCGCGGCGTCGTCTTCGCCTGGTTCGGCCAGCCGCTGCTGCGCCGCAACCGCGCTCTGGTGTACGCCGGGATCCGCAAGCACCTGCGTCACCTCGACGACAACCCGCAGGCGGCCGACCGCGCCGAGCGGATCGCCGAGATGGTCCGCAGCACCGAGCCGCTGATCCGGCTGCTCGGCCAGCGGCTGTCCCGCCCCGACCTGGACAACTCGGCCATGCTCGAGGTCCTGACCCGGCGCTACTACGGCAACAAGGGCCTGACCGGCGTCGCCACCCGGCAGGTCGAGGGCTGCGCCTTCGTCGTCGCCGAGCGCGCCGACCTGCGGGTGGTCTCCACCGCCGTGCGCTACGAGGAGGTCGGCAGCGCCCTGAGCGGCCTGGCCGACCTGGCCCGCGGTGGTGACGTCGTCGCCGACATCTACCTCGGCTGGGAGAACCAGCCGGAGTCCGGCGACGAGATGGCGGCGGCGCTGCACGGCGTCGTCAGCTCGGTGCCGCTGCCCGACCAGGTCCGCCGGGTGACGATCGCGGTGGCCGGCCGGCACGGCGCGGTGGCACACCACCACTTCACGTTCCGCCCGTCCACGGCCGGGATGGTCGAGGAGCGGCTGATCCGGGGACTCCACCCGTACATCGCCACCCGCTTCCAGCTGGAACGGTTCTCCAAGTTCGACCTGACCCGGCTGCCGTCGGTCGACGAGGAGGTCCACCTCTTCCAGGCGGTGGCCCGGGAGAACCAGTCCGACCAGCGTCTCGTCGCCCTCGCCCAGGTCCGTGACCTCACCGAGTTCCGCGACCACGAGGGCCGCCTGGTCGCCCTGCCGACCGCCGAGGACGTCGTGGCGAGCTGCCTCGACTCGATCCGGCGGGTGCAGTCGCGGCGTCCCGCGAAGGCCGCGTTCAAGGGCAACCGGATCGTCATCTACGTCTGGCCGGAGATCGAGCTGACGGTCGCCGAGCTCCAGATGATCGCCCAGCGGGTCGCGCCGACCGCGGCCGGCGCCGGCCTCTCGGAGATCCTCTTCATCGGCCGGCACCGGGAGTCCGGCGGGCTCAACAAGATCGCTCTGCGGATCGCGTTCGGGCCGACCGGCCGTCCGGAGTTCTCCGTCGGCGAGCCGCCGGTCGCGCCGGTCGAGCCGCTCGACGACTACCAGCAGAAGGTGCAGCGGGCGGCGGCGCGCAACACCGTCTATCCGTACGAGCTGACCGCCATGCTCGGTGACTTCGTCGAGCACGACCTCGACGAGAACCACGTGCTCGTCCCGGTCGACCGGCCGAAGGGGCGCAACAAGGCGGCGATCGTGGCCGGTGTGATCACCACGAGGACCGCGCGGCACCCCGAGGGCGTCACCCGGGTGCTGCTGCTCGGCGACCCGACGAAGGCGCTCGGCGCGCTCAGCGAGCCGGAGTGCCGGCGGATCATCGCGGCGATGGACCTCGCCACGGCGATGAACGTGCCGCTGGAGTGGTACGCCCTCTCCGCCGGCGCCCGGATCTCGATGGAGTCCGGCACCGAGAACATGGACTGGGTGGCCGCCGCGCTCAAGCGGATCGTCGAGTTCACCCAGGACGGCCGAGAGATCAACATCGTGGTCGCCGGGATCAACGTGGGCGCCCAGCCGTACTGGAACGCCGAGGCCACCATGCTGATGCACACCAAGGGCATCCTGGTGATGACCCCGGAATCGGCGATGGTGCTCACCGGCAAGCAGTCGCTCGACTTCTCCGGTGGCGTCTCGGCCGAGGACAACTTCGGCATCGGCGGCTACGACCGGGTGATGGGACCGAACGGGCAGGCGCAGTACTGGGCGCCCGACCTGGTCGCGGCGACCGGCGTGCTGATGTCGCACTACGACCACACGTACGTGGTGCCGGGCGAGTCCGGTCCGCGCCGGGTCACCACCACCGACCCGGTCGAGCGGGACATCTCCACGTTCCCGCACACGGTGGCCGGCAGCGACTTCACGACGGTCGGCGAGATCTTCTCGGTTTCGCACAACCCGGACCGCAAGAAGCCGTTCGACATCCGTACGGTGATGCGCGCCCTCGCCGACCAGGACCACCCGGTCCTGGAGCGGTGGGCCGGCATGGCCGACGCGGAGACGGCGGTGGTCCAGGACGTCCACCTCGGTGGCATCCCGGTCTGCCTGCTCGGCATCGAGTCACGATCGGTCACCCGGCGAGGCTTCCCGCCCACCGACGGGCCGGACACGTACACGGCGGGCACGCTCTTCCCGCGCTCGTCGAAGAAGGCGGCCCGGGCGATCAACGCGGCGTCCGGCAACCGGCCGCTCGTGGTCCTCGCCAACCTCTCCGGTTTCGACGGCTCCCCGGAGTCGATGCGCAAACTGCAGCTGGAGTACGGCGCGGAGATCGGGCGGGCGATCGTCAACTTCCGGGGCCCGATCGTCTTCTGCGTGATCTCCCGCTATCACGGTGGCGCCTTCGTGGTGTTCTCGAAGGCACTGAACGAGAACATGACAGTCCTCGCGGTCAACGGCTCGTTCGCCTCGGTGCTCGGCGGCGCCCCGGCCGCGGCAGTGGTCTTCGCCAGTGACGTGAACGCGCGGACCGCCGCCGACCCGCGGGTGCGTGAGCTCGAAGCCCGGGCCACCGAGGTGACCGGCACCGAGCGCAGCGCCCTGCTCGCCGAGCTGGACGGGGTGCGGTCCTCGGTGCGCTCCGAGAAGCTGAACGAGGTGGCCGCCGAGTTCGACCGCGTCCACAGCATCCAGCGCGCGGTCGAGGTCGGCTCGGTCGACGCCGTGATCGAGGCGGCCGAGATGCGCCCGCGCATCATCGAGGCCATCGAGTCCGGCCTGCGGTAG
- a CDS encoding restriction endonuclease, whose translation MPWWQTNKAIVGALVLSLALAFAPPLAAALWVFAFVAWRRRKTVQQVARDAAAAEVEAAYADRPHPLADDPRSAWAYRRFVGGLQPGPVSADLGVRLLAALQPGDHVELIADAEFRGGWHASALLPKALRGTTEAIAVRTLRAWLLVIRRTGEIVVFPGPLATGEAIRTALNVGWPVSGFVAELTSAKGRKVTVKVFLDALDATGFDVIENGAGKHIRRLPEAIEVPPAPDAASLRAYRAAVPAGLPTDWKAAEEIAAAHMRATGFPDARLTGAGRDGGIDVASSLAVAQVKMLAQPVGAPAVQQLRGARLNMTCYLFYSTSGYTSAAQAMADELGVCLFGIDRTGAVEPVNAAARTLLRAVVESVGEAPSGPDAKEFADAVCVRIIAADKATDKARSAHRQRFPSQFQVVAGYLMQAMENIQKAPATFDSAESAVIYYHHTELLAAVYFRELGIPYPQGAGDAIPDTLDEFYR comes from the coding sequence ATGCCGTGGTGGCAGACGAACAAGGCGATCGTGGGCGCGCTGGTCCTGAGCCTGGCGCTGGCCTTCGCGCCACCGCTGGCCGCGGCCCTCTGGGTGTTCGCGTTCGTCGCCTGGCGCCGGCGTAAGACCGTGCAGCAGGTCGCCCGGGACGCTGCTGCCGCTGAGGTGGAGGCGGCGTACGCCGACCGGCCACACCCTCTCGCCGACGATCCGCGGTCGGCCTGGGCGTACCGGCGGTTCGTCGGCGGTCTCCAGCCCGGCCCCGTCTCGGCGGATCTGGGTGTCCGGCTGCTCGCCGCACTCCAGCCGGGCGATCACGTGGAGTTGATCGCCGACGCGGAGTTCCGCGGCGGCTGGCACGCCTCGGCCCTGCTGCCCAAGGCGTTGCGCGGGACGACCGAGGCGATCGCCGTGCGCACCCTGCGGGCATGGCTGCTGGTCATCCGGAGGACCGGGGAGATCGTGGTGTTCCCCGGCCCGCTCGCGACCGGCGAGGCGATCCGGACCGCCCTGAACGTCGGCTGGCCGGTGAGCGGCTTCGTCGCCGAGCTCACCTCCGCCAAGGGCCGCAAGGTGACCGTCAAGGTCTTCCTCGACGCCCTCGACGCCACCGGATTCGACGTCATCGAGAACGGCGCCGGGAAACACATCCGCCGGCTGCCGGAGGCGATCGAGGTGCCGCCCGCCCCGGACGCCGCCTCGCTGCGGGCCTATCGGGCGGCCGTGCCGGCCGGTCTGCCGACCGACTGGAAGGCGGCCGAGGAGATCGCCGCGGCGCACATGCGCGCCACCGGCTTCCCGGACGCGCGGCTCACCGGCGCGGGCCGGGACGGCGGGATCGACGTGGCCTCGTCGCTCGCGGTGGCCCAGGTGAAGATGCTGGCCCAGCCGGTCGGTGCGCCGGCCGTGCAGCAGCTTCGCGGCGCCCGGCTGAACATGACCTGCTACCTGTTCTACTCGACCTCGGGATACACGAGCGCCGCGCAGGCGATGGCCGACGAGCTCGGGGTCTGCCTGTTCGGGATCGACCGGACCGGCGCCGTCGAGCCCGTGAACGCCGCCGCCCGCACCCTGCTACGCGCCGTCGTGGAGAGCGTGGGTGAGGCGCCGAGCGGTCCGGACGCCAAGGAGTTCGCCGACGCGGTCTGCGTCCGGATCATCGCCGCCGACAAGGCCACCGACAAGGCCCGGTCCGCGCACCGGCAACGCTTTCCCAGCCAGTTCCAGGTGGTCGCCGGGTATCTGATGCAGGCGATGGAGAACATCCAGAAGGCGCCGGCGACGTTCGACTCGGCGGAGTCCGCGGTGATCTACTACCACCACACCGAACTGCTGGCCGCCGTCTACTTCCGTGAACTGGGCATTCCCTACCCTCAGGGAGCGGGCGACGCGATCCCTGACACCCTGGACGAGTTCTACCGCTGA
- a CDS encoding hemolysin family protein → MLIFIGVVIIVLLTAATGYFVAQEFAYVAVDRERLRAMADEGDAAAERALKVTQRLSFVLSGSQVGITVTALLAGYVAEPYLGEGTAELLGATGVPEAVSTTISMVFALIFATVVQMVLGELAPKNLAIAKPETLAKALSRSTMIYLTVVGPLIRVFDATANRLLRAVGIEPVEELPQGATSEDLDRIIATAGSHGSLDPRAARLLDHGLDFRTRTAAEAMRPRVDVTTIHASEPASRVVELLDTGHSRFPVIGDDVDDVIGVVAIADVVTLEPAERATTTVRDLCTAVVALPESARLPEVLDRLKAAHRQLAIVVDEYGGFAGIITLEDVAEELVGEIHDEDDLPEPVIEQDADGSWTIPGRARVDEIAEATGVRLPDGELYDTVSGLILARLGHLPSALEVVDVELPPIVNEDGEPEPQGVARLTVLAVRRHVPDRIALSVKREVSA, encoded by the coding sequence GTGCTGATCTTCATCGGTGTTGTGATCATTGTGCTGCTCACCGCGGCCACCGGCTACTTCGTGGCGCAGGAGTTCGCCTACGTGGCCGTGGACCGGGAGCGGCTGCGGGCCATGGCCGACGAGGGGGATGCCGCCGCCGAGCGGGCCCTCAAGGTCACCCAGCGGCTCTCTTTCGTTCTGTCCGGTTCGCAGGTCGGCATCACGGTGACCGCCCTGCTCGCCGGTTACGTGGCGGAGCCCTATCTGGGTGAGGGGACCGCCGAGCTGCTCGGCGCGACCGGCGTACCGGAAGCGGTCAGCACGACCATCTCCATGGTGTTCGCGCTGATCTTCGCGACGGTCGTGCAGATGGTCCTCGGTGAGCTGGCCCCGAAGAACCTGGCGATCGCCAAACCGGAGACTCTCGCGAAGGCGCTGTCCCGGTCGACGATGATCTACCTGACGGTGGTGGGCCCGCTGATCCGGGTCTTCGACGCCACGGCGAACCGGCTGCTGCGCGCGGTCGGCATCGAGCCGGTCGAGGAGCTGCCGCAGGGCGCCACCAGCGAGGACCTGGATCGGATCATCGCGACGGCCGGGAGTCACGGCTCGCTCGATCCGCGGGCGGCCCGGCTTCTGGATCACGGTCTTGATTTCCGTACGCGGACGGCCGCCGAGGCGATGCGCCCCCGCGTCGACGTGACCACGATCCACGCCTCCGAGCCGGCGTCGCGCGTCGTCGAGCTGCTGGACACCGGGCACTCCCGGTTCCCGGTGATCGGTGACGACGTCGACGACGTGATCGGCGTGGTCGCGATCGCCGACGTGGTGACGCTGGAGCCCGCTGAGCGCGCCACCACGACCGTCCGGGATCTGTGCACGGCCGTCGTGGCGCTACCCGAGTCGGCCCGCCTGCCCGAGGTGCTGGACCGGCTCAAGGCCGCGCACCGGCAGCTGGCGATCGTGGTCGACGAGTACGGCGGCTTCGCCGGCATCATCACCCTGGAGGACGTCGCCGAGGAACTGGTCGGCGAGATCCACGACGAGGACGACCTGCCGGAACCGGTCATCGAGCAGGACGCCGACGGTTCCTGGACGATTCCGGGCCGGGCCCGGGTCGACGAGATCGCCGAGGCGACCGGGGTGCGGCTGCCCGACGGCGAGCTGTACGACACGGTCTCCGGTCTGATCCTGGCGCGGCTCGGCCACCTGCCGTCCGCGCTCGAGGTGGTCGACGTGGAACTGCCGCCGATCGTCAACGAGGACGGCGAACCAGAACCGCAGGGTGTGGCCCGGCTGACCGTGCTGGCGGTACGCCGGCACGTGCCCGACCGCATCGCCCTGAGCGTGAAGCGTGAGGTGTCCGCGTGA